A genomic region of Leptotrichia hofstadii contains the following coding sequences:
- a CDS encoding phosphatase PAP2 family protein: protein MPLQLTNHIFFIDRFFFKHLSFFSEFSIFHRSENLEKIFRIITKFGEGYFELSLVLILFLFIFLNKKKSHIFKKYIAGIFFTLLSTQITVNLFKLLFGRARPSITANPEKFYGVLSLIKNKFLFEGDYASFPSGHTITVWGTIWILSFFIKNRVLKMLLFILGFLVGVSRIYLMYHWTTDVIASVILSYFIAKFVHKKIFGNKERIRKIRLFSYDRKTNIGKKDIMANTLNYKNKKIKI, encoded by the coding sequence ATGCCATTGCAACTAACTAATCATATTTTTTTTATTGACAGATTCTTTTTTAAACATTTATCATTTTTTTCAGAGTTTAGTATTTTTCATCGTTCAGAAAATCTTGAAAAAATCTTTCGTATTATTACTAAATTTGGAGAAGGATATTTTGAATTATCATTAGTTCTTATATTGTTTTTATTTATTTTTTTAAACAAAAAGAAATCCCATATTTTTAAAAAATACATTGCAGGTATCTTTTTTACTTTACTCTCTACACAAATTACTGTGAATTTATTTAAACTTTTGTTTGGAAGAGCGAGACCTTCAATAACTGCAAATCCAGAGAAATTTTATGGAGTTTTAAGTTTAATAAAAAATAAGTTTCTTTTTGAAGGCGACTATGCCTCCTTTCCTTCGGGACATACAATTACTGTTTGGGGAACAATTTGGATTTTAAGTTTTTTCATAAAAAACAGAGTTCTCAAAATGTTGCTATTTATTTTAGGATTTTTAGTAGGAGTTAGTCGAATTTATTTGATGTATCATTGGACTACTGATGTTATTGCCAGTGTTATCCTTTCATATTTTATCGCAAAATTTGTGCATAAAAAGATATTTGGAAATAAAGAAAGAATTAGAAAAATAAGATTATTTTCTTATGACAGAAAAACAAATATTGGTAAAAAAGATATAATGGCAAATACTTTGAATTATAAAAATAAAAAAATAAAAATTTAA
- a CDS encoding tetratricopeptide repeat protein has protein sequence MLETLIFREIRYNENNERLLKENLEKIKENPDDVEVLKTLASIYHALKENDKAIEIYEKLVKLKPDEIEISAFLGYLYYENEDLDKAEENLNKALDVRTEDEPFVLFLLGNIYSRKGKISEAVDCYELAIFLDFDMYIAHIDFARKYEHMGRHQKALEEYKAAFRIDSRDEGLIEKIHYIENKCKNVIGEDKKDKKLNFGAANLGIV, from the coding sequence ATGTTAGAAACATTAATTTTTAGAGAAATAAGATACAATGAAAATAACGAGCGGCTTCTTAAAGAAAATTTGGAAAAAATAAAAGAGAATCCTGATGATGTGGAAGTGTTAAAAACATTAGCATCTATTTATCATGCGTTAAAGGAAAATGACAAGGCAATTGAAATCTATGAAAAATTAGTAAAGCTGAAACCTGATGAAATTGAGATATCAGCATTTTTAGGATATTTATATTACGAAAATGAAGATCTTGACAAAGCCGAGGAAAACCTTAACAAGGCACTTGACGTAAGAACAGAAGATGAGCCATTTGTATTATTTTTACTAGGAAATATTTATTCAAGAAAAGGGAAAATATCAGAAGCGGTTGACTGTTATGAACTTGCTATATTCCTAGATTTTGATATGTATATTGCTCACATTGATTTTGCTAGAAAATATGAACATATGGGACGACATCAAAAAGCTCTTGAAGAATATAAGGCGGCATTTAGAATTGACTCAAGAGACGAAGGGCTAATTGAAAAAATACATTACATAGAAAATAAATGTAAAAATGTAATAGGAGAAGATAAAAAGGATAAAAAATTAAATTTTGGAGCAGCAAATTTAGGAATTGTTTAA
- a CDS encoding YggT family protein, protein MDVFVRVMLKLFDLYALLILINILGTWIDPYNQIGVFQWVRKVTEPYLQMFKIVIPIGNMNLDISGILGLMILELIKEIFERTVLLSSF, encoded by the coding sequence TTGGATGTTTTTGTAAGAGTAATGTTAAAACTGTTTGATTTATATGCTCTTCTTATCTTGATTAATATTTTGGGGACATGGATTGACCCATACAATCAAATAGGGGTTTTTCAATGGGTAAGGAAGGTTACAGAGCCGTATTTACAAATGTTTAAAATAGTAATTCCAATTGGAAATATGAATCTTGATATTTCTGGGATACTGGGATTGATGATTTTGGAATTGATAAAGGAAATTTTTGAAAGAACAGTTTTACTAAGTTCATTTTAA
- a CDS encoding sensor histidine kinase, whose amino-acid sequence MKGYLDILKWGKDDKDLLNEAIENLNLEVKNIERIINTLFLNSNLEKITVKKEIIDVKQLFEKIKKDYELLNIKNEMIIKVNNEVNIFVDKNLISEALRGLIDNCIKYSIGNIQLIAREDEVVEIIVRNYGERIPEEEKKNLFNRNFQGKNAKKGSGLGLPIIKDIILLNDGKIYLENRKDGVDVKIQFKKINYENE is encoded by the coding sequence ATGAAAGGTTATTTAGATATACTAAAATGGGGAAAAGATGATAAAGATTTATTAAACGAAGCAATCGAAAATCTAAATCTTGAAGTAAAAAATATTGAAAGAATAATTAATACACTGTTTTTAAATTCAAATCTTGAAAAAATAACTGTGAAAAAAGAAATTATTGATGTAAAACAGCTTTTCGAGAAAATAAAAAAAGATTATGAACTTCTAAATATTAAAAATGAAATGATAATAAAAGTAAATAATGAGGTAAATATTTTTGTTGATAAAAATCTAATTTCAGAAGCTTTGCGTGGATTAATTGACAACTGTATTAAATACTCCATAGGAAATATTCAATTAATTGCAAGAGAAGATGAAGTAGTCGAAATTATTGTAAGGAACTATGGGGAAAGGATCCCTGAAGAAGAAAAGAAAAATTTGTTTAATCGAAATTTTCAAGGTAAAAATGCTAAAAAAGGCTCAGGGCTTGGACTTCCAATCATAAAAGATATAATTTTACTAAATGATGGAAAAATTTATTTAGAAAATAGAAAAGATGGAGTTGATGTAAAAATTCAGTTTAAAAAAATTAATTACGAAAATGAATAA
- the treC gene encoding alpha,alpha-phosphotrehalase: MKKNFDQKWWHKSVVYQIYPKSFNDTTGNGEGDIRGIIEKLDYLKELGVEVIWITPMYKSPQNDNGYDISDYYNIDSNYGTMEDFEEMLSEAHKRGLKIVMDIVVNHSSTENEWFKKSEAGDTEYKDFYIWKDAVDGKEPTNWQSKFGGNAWQYSKKRGQYYLHLFDVTQADLNWENENVRKKVYEMIKFWLNKGVDGFRLDVINLISKDQRFPNDDGSDTRFVPDGRRFYTDGPRIHEFLKEMNREAFGGGELITVGEMSSTSLDNCIRYSNPDEKELSMAFSFHHLKVDYPNGEKWAKAPFDFVELKRIFSKWQIGMYEGNGWNATFWNNHDQPRALSRFGNDKEYHRESAKMLATVLHGLQGTPYIYQGEEFGMTNPYFDNIEKYRDVESTNNYKILLNKGCSEEEAIEILMQKSRDNSRTPVQWNDSENAGFTTGTPWIGVPENYKKINAEVALKDKNSVFYHYKKLIDLRRNEELMITGRYEDIDLENKSIYAYKRVGENGELVVISNFYEPEVEFELERNGVTGLENAQVLLSNYETEPEIKDGKIILKPYESIIFKK, translated from the coding sequence ATGAAAAAAAATTTCGATCAAAAGTGGTGGCATAAATCTGTAGTTTACCAAATTTATCCAAAAAGCTTTAATGACACGACTGGAAATGGAGAAGGAGATATAAGAGGAATTATCGAAAAATTAGATTATTTGAAGGAACTTGGAGTGGAAGTAATCTGGATTACTCCAATGTATAAATCTCCACAGAATGACAATGGATACGATATAAGTGACTACTACAATATTGATTCTAATTACGGAACAATGGAAGATTTTGAGGAAATGCTGTCTGAAGCACATAAAAGAGGGCTGAAAATAGTGATGGATATTGTTGTAAATCATTCTTCCACTGAAAATGAATGGTTTAAAAAGTCTGAAGCCGGAGATACTGAATATAAAGATTTCTATATATGGAAAGATGCAGTTGATGGAAAAGAGCCTACAAACTGGCAATCAAAATTTGGAGGAAATGCCTGGCAATATTCAAAAAAGAGAGGGCAATATTATTTACATCTGTTTGATGTTACGCAAGCTGATTTAAACTGGGAAAATGAAAATGTAAGAAAAAAAGTATATGAAATGATAAAATTTTGGCTGAATAAAGGTGTAGATGGATTTAGACTGGATGTTATAAACCTTATATCAAAGGATCAGAGATTTCCGAATGATGATGGAAGTGATACAAGATTCGTACCTGATGGAAGAAGATTTTATACAGATGGGCCTAGAATTCATGAATTTTTGAAGGAGATGAATAGAGAGGCATTTGGTGGAGGAGAACTTATTACGGTTGGAGAAATGTCTTCTACAAGCCTTGATAACTGTATCAGATATTCAAATCCTGATGAAAAGGAATTATCAATGGCATTTTCATTTCATCATTTGAAAGTAGATTATCCAAATGGAGAAAAATGGGCAAAAGCACCATTTGATTTTGTGGAGTTAAAAAGGATATTCTCTAAATGGCAAATTGGAATGTATGAAGGAAATGGCTGGAATGCGACTTTCTGGAATAACCACGATCAGCCAAGGGCATTGTCAAGATTTGGAAATGATAAGGAATATCATAGGGAGTCGGCTAAAATGCTTGCCACAGTTCTTCATGGACTGCAAGGGACACCTTATATTTATCAGGGAGAAGAATTTGGAATGACAAATCCTTATTTTGATAATATTGAGAAATATCGTGATGTTGAATCAACTAATAATTACAAAATTTTACTCAATAAAGGATGTTCTGAAGAAGAAGCTATTGAAATTTTAATGCAGAAATCAAGAGATAATTCCAGAACGCCTGTTCAATGGAATGATTCTGAAAATGCAGGATTTACAACTGGAACCCCGTGGATTGGAGTGCCTGAAAATTATAAGAAAATCAATGCTGAAGTGGCTTTAAAAGATAAAAATTCAGTATTCTATCATTATAAAAAATTAATTGATTTAAGAAGAAATGAAGAATTAATGATAACAGGAAGGTATGAAGATATTGACTTGGAAAATAAAAGTATTTATGCCTACAAACGTGTTGGAGAAAATGGAGAATTAGTTGTAATCAGTAATTTTTATGAACCTGAAGTAGAATTTGAACTGGAAAGAAATGGAGTTACAGGACTGGAAAATGCTCAAGTTCTATTATCAAACTACGAAACAGAACCTGAAATCAAAGACGGAAAAATTATTCTGAAACCTTATGAATCAATTATCTTTAAAAAATAA
- a CDS encoding tRNA lysidine(34) synthetase, with amino-acid sequence MVNLVCDAIIPDGPMKDVEEIEKSILTTYKKSIWSKFLKAINDFDMIQDGDKIAIGVSGGKDSLLLVKLFQELKKDKRKNFEFKAVSLNPGFRNSDLDNFKNNLDKLNIDCEIINTNIWEIANEKAKDYPCFLCAKMRRGILYTQVEELGFNKLTLGHHFDDVIETTLINMLYAGTMKTMTPKVPSTSGKLELIRPLIYVKEADIIDYTKTNGIRAMNCGCTIEAGKTSSKRREVKNLLAELEEKNPGVKQSVFNSMKNINLDYVFGYTGGKEVE; translated from the coding sequence GTGGTAAATTTAGTATGTGATGCTATTATTCCAGATGGTCCGATGAAGGATGTGGAAGAAATTGAGAAAAGTATATTGACAACTTATAAAAAAAGTATATGGTCAAAATTTTTAAAGGCAATTAATGATTTTGATATGATACAGGACGGGGATAAAATAGCCATTGGAGTTTCTGGCGGAAAAGACAGTTTGCTTTTAGTAAAACTGTTTCAGGAATTGAAGAAAGATAAACGGAAAAATTTTGAATTTAAGGCAGTTAGCTTAAATCCTGGTTTTAGAAATTCTGATTTGGATAATTTTAAAAATAATTTGGATAAGTTAAATATTGACTGTGAGATTATTAATACGAATATTTGGGAAATTGCAAATGAAAAGGCAAAGGACTATCCGTGCTTTTTATGTGCTAAAATGCGACGTGGAATTTTGTACACGCAAGTCGAAGAACTTGGATTTAATAAATTGACGCTTGGGCATCATTTTGACGATGTTATCGAAACAACTCTTATAAACATGCTTTATGCAGGAACAATGAAGACAATGACTCCAAAAGTTCCATCAACTTCTGGAAAATTAGAACTAATTCGTCCATTAATCTATGTAAAGGAAGCTGACATAATTGATTACACAAAAACAAACGGAATTCGTGCAATGAACTGTGGATGTACAATCGAAGCTGGAAAAACTTCGAGCAAACGTAGGGAAGTAAAAAATTTATTAGCCGAGCTTGAAGAAAAAAATCCGGGAGTAAAGCAAAGTGTGTTTAATTCAATGAAAAATATAAATTTGGATTATGTTTTTGGATATACAGGCGGAAAGGAAGTTGAATAG
- a CDS encoding molybdopterin-binding protein, whose translation MKTEIICVGTELLVGDIVNTNAQYISAKLTNIGIDLYYQTTVGDNYGRLMECLENAFKRVDLVITTGGLGPTIDDITKEVVADYFEEELEVIERYYDLIVKKYNERGFGEVASGGRKEASILKNSELLDNEVGLAPGFFYEKDNKKIIVLPGPPREMTWMVDNQVLPFLKKYSNDILLMKTLEIKGVPEGKIDDRLKDYFEMSNPTVAPYAKEGCVHVRIAMKGDRSSTDYLIAEIDKIANEIIEIYPQAVEIQEEKIK comes from the coding sequence ATGAAGACAGAAATTATATGCGTTGGAACTGAATTATTAGTTGGAGATATTGTGAATACAAATGCACAGTATATTTCAGCAAAACTTACAAATATTGGGATTGACTTGTATTATCAGACTACAGTTGGGGATAATTACGGACGGCTTATGGAGTGTCTGGAAAATGCTTTTAAAAGGGTTGATTTGGTAATTACTACTGGGGGACTTGGACCTACAATTGATGATATTACAAAAGAAGTTGTAGCCGATTATTTTGAGGAAGAGCTGGAAGTGATAGAGCGGTATTATGACTTGATTGTAAAAAAATATAATGAGAGGGGTTTTGGAGAAGTGGCTTCTGGTGGGAGAAAAGAGGCTTCGATTTTAAAGAACTCAGAATTGCTTGATAATGAAGTTGGGCTTGCACCAGGATTTTTTTATGAAAAAGATAATAAAAAAATAATAGTATTGCCAGGGCCTCCAAGGGAAATGACTTGGATGGTGGATAATCAAGTTTTGCCATTTTTAAAAAAATATTCAAACGATATTTTGCTAATGAAAACTCTTGAAATAAAAGGAGTTCCAGAAGGTAAAATTGATGACAGGCTAAAAGATTACTTTGAAATGTCAAATCCGACTGTTGCACCTTATGCAAAGGAAGGCTGTGTTCATGTAAGAATTGCAATGAAAGGCGATAGAAGCAGTACAGATTACCTGATTGCTGAAATTGACAAAATTGCGAATGAAATTATTGAGATTTATCCGCAAGCAGTGGAAATACAGGAAGAGAAGATTAAATAA
- the pgsA gene encoding CDP-diacylglycerol--glycerol-3-phosphate 3-phosphatidyltransferase: protein MNLPNKLAILRIILVIPFVIFLSLALEVSDNAAVSVTMRIFAAIIFVGASITDYYDGKIARKYNLITNLGKLLDPLADKILVISALVTLAKFNQISLWFVIIIIFRELLITGLRSIVAAEGVVIAAESLGKWKTATQMAALTLIILIPFNFTANNILLLIPLILTIVSGVEYVLKCKNVLNK, encoded by the coding sequence ATGAATTTACCTAATAAATTAGCGATATTAAGAATAATTCTAGTTATACCATTTGTGATTTTTTTAAGTTTAGCTTTGGAAGTTTCAGATAATGCAGCAGTTTCTGTGACGATGAGAATATTTGCGGCAATTATCTTTGTAGGGGCATCTATTACAGATTATTATGATGGAAAAATTGCAAGAAAATATAATTTAATTACAAATTTAGGGAAATTACTGGATCCATTAGCTGATAAAATACTTGTTATTTCAGCATTAGTAACACTTGCAAAATTTAATCAAATAAGTTTGTGGTTTGTAATAATAATAATTTTTAGAGAATTGCTTATAACTGGACTTCGTTCAATTGTGGCGGCTGAAGGGGTTGTTATTGCGGCAGAGAGTCTTGGAAAATGGAAGACTGCTACTCAGATGGCAGCGCTTACACTAATAATTTTAATACCTTTTAATTTTACAGCAAACAACATATTATTATTAATTCCGTTAATATTGACTATAGTTTCAGGGGTTGAATATGTTTTGAAATGTAAAAATGTTTTAAATAAGTAG
- a CDS encoding S1C family serine protease, giving the protein MKLKRLLTTSFMAAALTATAAVSKDTNILQNKQIVQNTNITGDMYSAQNAFSAVYEKAKDSVVNIRTKKTIVVETYNPLEAFLFGTSGRRQQRRESGSLGSGFIISSDGYMMTNNHVIDGADEIYVKLSDGHEYLAKLVGTSPEVDIAILKVNANRTFKPLKFADSDNIKIGHWAIAFGNPLGLNSSMTVGVVGASGRSSLGIEQVENFIQTDASINQGNSGGPLLNINGDVIGVNTAIYSPNGGSVGLSFAIPSNLAENVKDSIIKNGKYERPYIGISVLDLTPELKKERRISYSTGILVQQIYPNSPAAKYGLKVNDLILEINGKRVTSAGSFIGEIAAKKIGETVNLKVVSNGTEKNISMKLEAFNYQQQRTQQRR; this is encoded by the coding sequence ATGAAATTAAAAAGACTTTTGACCACATCGTTTATGGCGGCCGCTCTAACAGCGACAGCTGCAGTTTCAAAAGATACAAATATTTTACAAAATAAGCAAATTGTTCAAAATACAAACATTACAGGAGATATGTACAGTGCGCAAAACGCGTTTTCAGCAGTCTATGAAAAGGCAAAAGATTCTGTTGTAAATATTAGAACTAAGAAAACAATCGTTGTGGAAACTTATAACCCGCTTGAAGCATTTTTATTCGGAACATCTGGAAGAAGGCAGCAAAGACGTGAATCAGGAAGTTTAGGTTCAGGATTCATAATTTCAAGCGACGGATATATGATGACAAACAATCACGTTATTGACGGAGCAGATGAGATTTATGTAAAATTATCTGACGGGCATGAATATTTGGCAAAATTAGTTGGAACATCGCCAGAAGTGGATATTGCAATTTTAAAAGTAAATGCAAACAGAACATTTAAACCATTAAAATTTGCTGACTCAGATAATATAAAAATTGGGCACTGGGCAATTGCATTTGGAAATCCGTTAGGATTGAACAGTTCGATGACAGTTGGGGTAGTCGGAGCTTCTGGAAGAAGTTCATTGGGAATTGAGCAAGTTGAAAACTTTATACAGACAGATGCCTCTATTAATCAAGGAAACAGTGGTGGACCGCTTCTTAATATTAATGGAGATGTTATTGGTGTAAATACTGCCATTTATTCTCCAAATGGCGGAAGTGTAGGATTAAGTTTTGCAATTCCATCGAATTTGGCTGAAAATGTAAAAGATTCTATAATAAAAAATGGTAAATATGAACGTCCATATATTGGAATTTCAGTACTTGATTTAACTCCTGAATTGAAAAAAGAAAGAAGAATTTCATATTCGACAGGTATTTTGGTTCAACAAATTTATCCAAATTCGCCAGCGGCAAAATATGGATTAAAAGTTAATGATTTAATTCTTGAAATCAATGGAAAACGTGTAACGTCCGCAGGATCATTTATCGGAGAAATTGCGGCTAAAAAAATTGGTGAAACAGTTAACTTAAAAGTAGTGTCAAATGGAACTGAAAAAAATATTTCTATGAAATTGGAAGCGTTTAACTACCAGCAACAAAGAACTCAGCAAAGAAGATAA
- a CDS encoding HAMP domain-containing protein yields MKKIKDKIIIANTVSLVFISFIIILSMTFFLIHTAVETESKEMDKLIPAIIEKLDKVPDNKLKETYQKYDYADKEYISLAILRNGKFIYLTDDENSFKLKKFESNKLKTKWDRFIYKKIYAGYKSKYYVIRNFEFMEAHELLYVMLAMFVLITISIIIISKIVAEHVLIPLSNIISQSNEMSKHNIDLQLTKTRDDEIGELIDVLNETFNKKKKL; encoded by the coding sequence ATGAAAAAAATAAAAGACAAAATAATTATTGCAAATACCGTAAGCCTTGTTTTTATTTCCTTTATTATTATTTTATCAATGACATTTTTTTTGATTCATACAGCTGTTGAAACAGAAAGTAAAGAAATGGATAAATTAATTCCTGCTATTATTGAAAAACTAGATAAGGTTCCAGACAATAAATTAAAAGAAACTTATCAAAAATACGATTATGCTGATAAAGAATACATTTCTCTTGCAATTTTAAGAAATGGAAAATTTATTTATTTGACAGATGATGAAAACAGCTTTAAGTTAAAAAAGTTTGAATCAAATAAACTTAAAACAAAATGGGATCGGTTTATCTATAAAAAAATTTATGCTGGATACAAATCAAAATATTATGTCATAAGAAATTTTGAATTTATGGAAGCACATGAACTTTTGTACGTTATGCTTGCAATGTTTGTTTTAATAACAATTTCAATTATTATAATTTCTAAAATTGTAGCAGAACATGTCTTGATCCCACTTTCAAATATAATTTCTCAAAGTAATGAAATGAGTAAACATAATATTGATTTGCAGTTAACAAAGACACGAGATGATGAAATTGGCGAATTAATTGATGTTTTAAATGAAACTTTTAATAAAAAAAAGAAATTATAA
- the pnp gene encoding polyribonucleotide nucleotidyltransferase, translated as MFEEKIYGFNLGNQKIKISTGKIARQAGGSVVVQCGGTMLLVTATRSKDVREGQDFFPLTVDYIEKFYASGKFPGGFIKRETKPGTDEVLISRLIDRPIRPLFPEGFLNAVHIVVTVLSYDEVNYPENLATIGVSAALGLSDIPFAGTVAGVTVGYINGEYILNPTGEQLLESEIQLSVVGTKDAVTMVEAGAKEVSEEVMLEAIMFGHEKIKEICAEQDKFLEQFDVQKYEFEKKEVDSEIKEFIDSFENEVEKAIMTPGKLEKYEAIDNLEIELFEKYVEKLENEDKEIDENLEKEFKKYYRDVEKRLVRDAILYKQYRADGRQTTEIRPIDVEIDTLPVPHGSALFTRGETQALVVATLGSKEDEQIIDGMEDETRKKFFLHYNFPPYSVGEAGFMRAPGRRELGHGNLAERALKYVMPDTDKFPYTVRLVSEITESNGSSSQASICGGSLALMAAGVPIKSTVAGIAMGLIKEGETFTVLTDIQGLEDHLGDMDFKVAGTRDGITAIQMDIKIEGITREIMEIALRQALEGRLFIIDKMEAVISEPRAQVAENAPKIEIIKINPDKIAGLIGPGGKVIRAIIDETGVSIDIEDDGTVSIFGKESENMKKALELVKRQTQSVELNEIYEGKVTKLMKFGAFVEVLPGKEGLLHISEISNKRVEKTEDVLKEGQNVRVKVISMESEDKFNLSMKTLN; from the coding sequence ATGTTTGAAGAGAAAATTTATGGTTTTAATTTAGGAAACCAGAAAATTAAAATAAGTACAGGAAAAATCGCACGTCAAGCTGGAGGTTCAGTTGTTGTTCAATGTGGAGGGACAATGCTTTTAGTTACAGCGACTAGAAGCAAGGATGTCAGGGAGGGGCAGGATTTTTTCCCTTTAACAGTTGACTATATTGAAAAATTTTATGCATCTGGGAAATTTCCGGGTGGATTTATAAAAAGGGAAACTAAGCCAGGAACTGATGAAGTACTTATTTCAAGATTGATTGACAGACCAATTAGACCTTTATTTCCAGAAGGATTTTTGAATGCAGTACATATTGTAGTTACGGTGCTTTCTTATGATGAAGTGAATTATCCAGAAAACCTTGCTACAATTGGAGTTTCTGCCGCTTTAGGATTATCAGATATTCCATTTGCAGGAACTGTGGCTGGAGTTACAGTTGGGTACATTAATGGAGAATACATCTTGAATCCAACAGGAGAGCAGTTGCTGGAAAGTGAAATTCAATTGTCAGTTGTAGGGACAAAAGATGCTGTAACAATGGTAGAGGCTGGAGCTAAGGAAGTTTCTGAGGAAGTTATGCTGGAAGCGATTATGTTTGGGCATGAAAAAATCAAGGAAATTTGTGCAGAGCAGGACAAATTTTTAGAACAGTTTGATGTACAAAAATATGAATTTGAGAAAAAGGAAGTAGATTCTGAAATCAAGGAATTTATTGACAGTTTTGAAAATGAAGTTGAAAAAGCTATAATGACACCAGGCAAACTGGAAAAATACGAGGCAATTGACAATCTGGAAATAGAACTTTTTGAAAAATATGTTGAAAAACTTGAAAATGAAGATAAAGAAATTGATGAAAATCTGGAAAAAGAATTTAAAAAATATTATAGAGATGTAGAAAAAAGACTTGTCAGAGATGCTATTTTATATAAGCAATATCGTGCTGATGGACGTCAAACTACTGAAATCCGTCCAATTGATGTGGAAATAGATACACTTCCAGTACCGCATGGTTCTGCGTTGTTCACACGTGGAGAGACTCAGGCGTTAGTTGTTGCAACGCTTGGAAGCAAAGAAGACGAGCAAATTATTGATGGAATGGAAGATGAAACACGTAAAAAATTCTTCCTGCATTATAATTTCCCTCCATATTCAGTTGGAGAAGCTGGATTTATGAGAGCACCTGGAAGACGTGAACTAGGACATGGAAACTTGGCAGAAAGAGCCTTAAAATATGTTATGCCAGATACAGACAAATTCCCATACACAGTAAGGCTTGTTTCTGAAATTACAGAATCAAATGGTTCTTCGTCACAGGCTTCAATTTGTGGAGGATCGCTTGCATTAATGGCTGCTGGAGTTCCGATAAAATCTACAGTTGCCGGAATTGCTATGGGACTTATAAAAGAAGGGGAAACATTCACAGTACTTACTGACATCCAAGGGCTTGAAGACCATCTTGGAGATATGGACTTTAAAGTTGCGGGGACAAGAGATGGAATTACTGCAATTCAAATGGATATAAAAATTGAAGGAATCACAAGGGAAATAATGGAAATTGCTTTAAGACAGGCATTAGAAGGAAGATTGTTCATTATTGATAAAATGGAGGCAGTAATTAGTGAGCCAAGAGCGCAAGTTGCTGAGAATGCGCCAAAAATTGAGATTATTAAAATTAATCCTGATAAAATTGCTGGGCTCATCGGTCCAGGAGGAAAAGTTATTAGGGCAATTATTGATGAAACTGGAGTTTCGATAGACATTGAAGATGATGGAACTGTTTCAATTTTTGGAAAAGAATCTGAAAATATGAAAAAAGCGCTGGAACTTGTCAAAAGACAAACTCAGTCAGTTGAGTTAAATGAAATTTATGAAGGAAAAGTTACAAAACTGATGAAATTCGGTGCATTTGTGGAAGTGCTGCCAGGAAAAGAAGGGCTTTTACATATTTCTGAAATTAGCAATAAAAGAGTTGAAAAAACTGAAGATGTACTAAAAGAAGGGCAAAATGTAAGAGTTAAGGTAATTTCAATGGAAAGCGAAGACAAATTTAACTTGAGCATGAAAACATTAAATTAA